GATATTGGCTACGAGGCCACTATTCAATTGGAGCCTAATGAGGCTTTTGGCGAGTACGATCCCGAGCTTCTGAAGATTGAACCACGCGTTCGTTTTCCTGAGCCGCTTGAAGTAGGGATGCAATTTGAGGGCGTGCCTGATGCTGAAGAAGGATCTGATGCAAGTGTCGATATTGATATTGATGCTGATGATGAGCCTTTGATCTACACCGTGACTGATGTTGCTGATAACCAAGTTGTATTGGACGGCAACCACCCTTTAGCTGGTATGGCACTGCGTTTTTGGGTGCAAGTAGAGGATGTGCGCGCTGCTACTGAAGCTGAAATAGAAAACCGTCACCCTGAAGGTGGCGAGAGCTTTACTTTTGGTATGCCAAATGAAGATGACAGCGAAGATAGCGACGATGACGAGGAAGATGAATTTCCTGGTGGCGCCTTAGGTTCTGGTAATTCAAACCCACGCACGCTGCATTAATTCTTTACTCTTTGAGCCATTCTTTAATGGCATCAAGATCACGCTTCGTATCGCTAGGACCGGCAGCATCTTTTGGTGTGTTGCTCAGCTTAGCTAGTGCATTTTCTAGTGCAGCAATCTTGGCTTCTTGTTCAATCGTTGCATCAATCAAACCCTTAAGAGCCATAGAGACTGGGTCATCCACATTGGGTGTAACGCCGTAAGCCTGAAAATATTCTTTGGCTTTAATGTCGGCACCCTGAGGTAAATCTGGATGAAGAATGCGCGCAGGAATACCTACCGCTGTAGCACCCGCTGGGATTTCTTTTAAGACAACTGCATTAGAGCCAACGCGAGCACCGTCGCCGACCGTAAAGCCGCCTAATACTTTAGCGCCTGCACTAACGACTACGCCTTTACCGAGAGTAGGGTGACGCTTAACACCCTTATAAAGTGATGTACCACCCAAGGTAACGCCTTGGTAGATGGTGCAGTCATCACCGATTTCAGTTGTTTCGCCAATCACAATGCCTAAGCCGTGATCTAAAAATACGCGACGACCAATTTTTGCACCCGGATGAATTTCAATCCCAGTAATAAAGCGAGAGAACATCGATAGCAAGCGAGCAAACCATTTCAGACCAATGTTCCACAGAAAGTGGGAGATGCGATGTAACCAAACAGCATGCAGACCTTGATAGCAGGTGATGACCTCTAGACGATTTCTCGCAGCGGGGTCTCTAGCAATGATGGAGTCGACTTGATCGAATAGTGAATTTGACATTGGTTGATTTTAACGGGGAGTGCTTATTTTTTCTGGAGCATCTGTTTTGCAATGCCTCGCAATAGATCAATCTCTTCTTTATGCAGGCGAGTTCTGGCAAACAATGCCTGTAGGCGTGGCATCAGTTTCTTGGGATGAGATGGGTCTAAGTAGCCGATGGCCTCAAGGCCTTCGCGCCAGTGTTCCAGCATGGCAGCAATGGCAGCTGGATCGGCAAAATCGGCCATTTCCTCTCTATTGACCAATAAACCAGCATTTTTCCCCTCAGAATCGGCTTTTAAGGCCTCTCTGAGGGTATAAGCGCATACCATGAGGGCCTGAGCAAGGTTTAGAGATGGATAGGCTGGATTGGCGTCTAGCCAGACTCGATGGGTGCATAAAGCCAAATGTTCATTATCTAGACCGGTACGCTCAGGGCCAAAAAGTAGGGCAACCTTGCCATTGCCTTGAATAACTTCCCCAATCATGTCTCGCGCTGTTGGCCAATCGAGGGCGGGAGGCCCAAACTCACGATCGCGACTAGTTAAGCCCAGCACCAAGGAGCATCCCTCAACTGCTGAGGCAAGGGAGTCGGTTTCTTGGGAAGACTCCAAAATATCAGCAGCCCCGCTTGCTAGGGCAATTGCCTCAGGTTCTTGCGCAACCCCTTTGATCTTTGGATTAATGAGTCGTAAATCGCCAAAGCCCATAGTTTTAAGGGCTCTTGCGGCAGAGCCCACATTACCGGGATGACTGGTTTCCACCAATACCCAGCGAAGTAATTGGGATTTCTCGGAATTCATGAGCGCATTCAAGGGTCGGGTTAGGGGGTAAATGGGCTAATCGTTTAGAATCAACCTGTTAGCTTCATATTGTCATGCAGTTTGCAGTAATGCTTGGCAATATTAAAGCCTTGTTCTTATTTAATTTGTCCATCTAATCTATGCATCCCATGTTAAATGTGGCCGTAAAGGCCGCCCGTCGTGCTGGTACCGTGATCAATCGCGCTTCCTTAAATTTGGAGCGCTTACAGGTTGATCGCAAGCAACACAATGATTTCGTAACCGAGGTGGACAAAGCTGCGGAAGCAGCCATTATTGAGACGCTCAGCGAGGCATATCCAACCCATGGATTCCTGGCCGAAGAAACTGGCGAACACAATGTTGATGCAGAAAATGTTTGGATTATCGATCCATTAGATGGCACAACAAACTTCATTCACGGCTTTCCACAATATGCCGTATCCATTGCGCTTGCTGTCAATGGTGTAACCCAACAAGCAGTTGTCTACGATCCAACGCGCGATGAGTTATTCACTGCTACTCGTGGATCAGGTGCTTACTTGGATCGTCGTCGCTTACGTGTCGCTACACAAGATCGTTTAGCGAATGCGTTGATTGGTACAGGTTTTCCATACCGCGAAGATCAAGACCTAGAAAAATACTTAAAGATTTTTGCGGAGATGTCGCGTCAGTGTGCGGGCCTTCGCCGTCCAGGCGCCGCTTCATTAGATTTAGCGTACGTAGCAGCAGGTCGTTACGATGGATTTTTTGAAAGCGATTTAAAGCCGTGGGATATGGCGGCAGGCGCTCTGTTGATTACTGAGGCAGGCGGCTTAATCGGTAACTATCGCGGCGAAGAAGGATTTCTGAAGAGTGGTGAAGTGATGGCTGCTAATCCACGCATCTATGCACAGATGGTGCAATGTCTTTCTAAGTACTCAAACGCTAAGTAAAGCAGCTATTAAGGCCTCTTAGGCCTTAATTAAATCGAGATAGCGTACGCCGTTCTGATCAATGGCTAGTGCGCTAGCTCTCGGTAACACCGCATCTGGGTGGTCTAAGTCCCAGTCTGATAAAACCCAGCGTTGCCATTCCTGTCCCTTTGATGATTCTTGGTGATGGGCTGGTAAGTGAGTGTGTCCATGAATCAATTTTTGGCCATCCATATCTCGCAGAGATGCTGCGCAGGCCTCAGTAGTGACATTGGTCTTCATGTGGGCGCCAGCACTTTGTTTGGTGCGTTGATATTGCACATGACTATTGCTTCTAAGATGTTGGGCTACGTTGCGACGCCAAGTTACCGGTAGGCGTAAGAATAACTTTTGGATCCAAGATTTTCTGACCCAGCCGCGAAAGATTTGATATCCCACGTCTGCGCTGCACAGTGCGTCACCGTGACTTAGAACATATTTCTCGCCGGCAATTTCAACTGCTGAAGGATCTGGCAATAAAGTCATGCCGGTCTTCTTCAAGAAGGCGTGACCGATTAAAAAGTCACGATTGCCATGCATGTAATACGTTTTGGTTTTAGTGGATAAATTGGCAATTGCACTTTTAACCTCTTGTTGAAAAGGTGAGTGTGCTGCGGCGTCATCGCCTACCCAATATTCAAATAAGTCACCCAGAATAAATACCGCTTCAGCTTTGGGCGCCTCTTTTTCGCAGAAGTCGAAAAAACGCTGCGCCGTCAAGGGCATTGACGGCGTCAGGTGTATATCGGATATGAGCAGGGCGCTCGAGTGCTTCGGAATCATTCCTCGAGAACAGTGGCCTTCTCAATCACAACATCTTCTGCAGGTACGTCTTGATGAAAGCCAGCGCTACCAGTTTTTACTTTGCGAATTGCATCAACAACATCCATGCCATCAGTCACTTTGCCAAATACGGCGTAACCCCAGCCTTGAGCATTTGGAGCGGTATGGTTTAAGAAGTCATTGTCATTCACGTTGATGAAGAATTGCGCTGTTGCTGAGTGGGGGTCGCTAGTGCGCGCCATTGCCACTGTGTAACGATCATTTTTTAAGCCGTTAGTTGCTTCGTTTTCAATTTCATCGCCTGTTGGCTTTTGTTTCATGCCAGCAGTCATGCCGCCGCCTTGAATCATGAAGTTATTAATTACACGATGAAAGATCGTGCCATCGTAGTGACCACTTTTGACGTATTGCAAAAAGTTGGCAACGCTCTTTGGTGCCTTGGCAGCATCAAGAGTTAAGGTGATATCACCATGATTGGTTTTAAGAAGTACTTTAGACATTATTGAGATCTACTTTCTGGAAGGTTAGTGGATGGAGTATTTGTTGGGATATCTTTGGAAGGCGTCTTGATGAGACTCATTAAGGCTTTTGCCTTATTGGAATACTGGCGTTGATTCAGTTGGGCCGACTTAGATGCGTCCTCATAAGCCTGCGCACCAAGGCGAACATAGACTTCACCTAAATTGGCAGAGGCAACAGCGTAGCTAGGGCGTAGTTTTAAGGCGAGCTCTAAATAATCACGCGCCTCTATCCATTTGCCTTCATTGGCGGCGATAGCAGCAAGATTGTTATAGGGCTCTGGTAGTTCAGGAAATTGCTGAGTAATC
The window above is part of the Polynucleobacter sp. AP-Kolm-20A-A1 genome. Proteins encoded here:
- a CDS encoding inositol monophosphatase family protein translates to MHPMLNVAVKAARRAGTVINRASLNLERLQVDRKQHNDFVTEVDKAAEAAIIETLSEAYPTHGFLAEETGEHNVDAENVWIIDPLDGTTNFIHGFPQYAVSIALAVNGVTQQAVVYDPTRDELFTATRGSGAYLDRRRLRVATQDRLANALIGTGFPYREDQDLEKYLKIFAEMSRQCAGLRRPGAASLDLAYVAAGRYDGFFESDLKPWDMAAGALLITEAGGLIGNYRGEEGFLKSGEVMAANPRIYAQMVQCLSKYSNAK
- a CDS encoding peptidylprolyl isomerase, coding for MSKVLLKTNHGDITLTLDAAKAPKSVANFLQYVKSGHYDGTIFHRVINNFMIQGGGMTAGMKQKPTGDEIENEATNGLKNDRYTVAMARTSDPHSATAQFFINVNDNDFLNHTAPNAQGWGYAVFGKVTDGMDVVDAIRKVKTGSAGFHQDVPAEDVVIEKATVLEE
- a CDS encoding RNA methyltransferase, translating into MNSEKSQLLRWVLVETSHPGNVGSAARALKTMGFGDLRLINPKIKGVAQEPEAIALASGAADILESSQETDSLASAVEGCSLVLGLTSRDREFGPPALDWPTARDMIGEVIQGNGKVALLFGPERTGLDNEHLALCTHRVWLDANPAYPSLNLAQALMVCAYTLREALKADSEGKNAGLLVNREEMADFADPAAIAAMLEHWREGLEAIGYLDPSHPKKLMPRLQALFARTRLHKEEIDLLRGIAKQMLQKK
- a CDS encoding UDP-2,3-diacylglucosamine diphosphatase → MIPKHSSALLISDIHLTPSMPLTAQRFFDFCEKEAPKAEAVFILGDLFEYWVGDDAAAHSPFQQEVKSAIANLSTKTKTYYMHGNRDFLIGHAFLKKTGMTLLPDPSAVEIAGEKYVLSHGDALCSADVGYQIFRGWVRKSWIQKLFLRLPVTWRRNVAQHLRSNSHVQYQRTKQSAGAHMKTNVTTEACAASLRDMDGQKLIHGHTHLPAHHQESSKGQEWQRWVLSDWDLDHPDAVLPRASALAIDQNGVRYLDLIKA
- the cysE gene encoding serine O-acetyltransferase, which gives rise to MSNSLFDQVDSIIARDPAARNRLEVITCYQGLHAVWLHRISHFLWNIGLKWFARLLSMFSRFITGIEIHPGAKIGRRVFLDHGLGIVIGETTEIGDDCTIYQGVTLGGTSLYKGVKRHPTLGKGVVVSAGAKVLGGFTVGDGARVGSNAVVLKEIPAGATAVGIPARILHPDLPQGADIKAKEYFQAYGVTPNVDDPVSMALKGLIDATIEQEAKIAALENALAKLSNTPKDAAGPSDTKRDLDAIKEWLKE
- a CDS encoding peptidylprolyl isomerase, translating into MKIEKNTIVSLRYKLTDAQNNLIEEPDSPMVYLHGGYEGTFPKIETLLEGQDIGYEATIQLEPNEAFGEYDPELLKIEPRVRFPEPLEVGMQFEGVPDAEEGSDASVDIDIDADDEPLIYTVTDVADNQVVLDGNHPLAGMALRFWVQVEDVRAATEAEIENRHPEGGESFTFGMPNEDDSEDSDDDEEDEFPGGALGSGNSNPRTLH